In Candidatus Cloacimonadota bacterium, one genomic interval encodes:
- a CDS encoding GIY-YIG nuclease family protein, whose translation MKQSYVYILTDSHNQKLYIGITTNLIKRINEHKNHTIEGYTKRYNLSKLVYFEEFLDVKTAIRREKNLKRKLRQKKIKLIEAMNPKWIDFYDLLINEVDINSYIENRKIYLEHIKKKPSS comes from the coding sequence ATGAAACAAAGTTATGTTTACATTCTTACAGATTCTCATAATCAAAAGCTTTATATCGGTATTACAACAAATCTTATAAAACGAATAAATGAACATAAGAACCATACAATTGAAGGTTATACAAAAAGATACAATTTAAGCAAGCTTGTATACTTTGAAGAATTCTTAGATGTTAAAACTGCAATTAGAAGAGAAAAGAATTTAAAAAGAAAATTACGACAAAAGAAGATAAAATTAATTGAAGCGATGAATCCTAAATGGATTGATTTTTATGATCTTCTGATCAATGAAGTTGATATAAATTCTTACATAGAAAATAGAAAGATATATTTAGAACATATTAAGAAAAAACCGTCATCTTGA
- a CDS encoding UDP-glucose/GDP-mannose dehydrogenase family protein: MNLTVIGTGYVGLVTGTCFAEMGNNVICVDNDKRKVDMLLAGEIPIWEPGLEDLVQRNFKEERLHFTMDIKHAVENSDVCFIAVGTPPDEDGSADLQYVLAVAKDIATYMNGHKIIVDKSTVPIGTADRVCETVQAILDERNVDYTFDVVSNPEFLKEGDAINDSMKPDRVVVGTDSEECAEVMRELYAPFARTKDKVIVMSVRSAEMTKYAANAMLATKISFMNDISRLCEKVGADVHEVRNGIGSDSRIGYKFIYPGIGYGGSCFPKDVKALIKIAEKEGMTARVLQAVEAVNDDQKSWLAEKLIAHFGADLKGKTIALWGLSFKPKTDDMREAPSRTIIKMLTDLGAEIKAYDPVAMNEAKRVFSQYENITYTETNYEALQGADALMLLTEWNQFRNPDFAKMKKLMKSPIVFDGRNQYNPAEMKELGFTYFGIGRKV; this comes from the coding sequence ATGAACCTAACCGTAATCGGAACCGGCTATGTAGGGCTGGTAACAGGAACCTGTTTTGCCGAAATGGGCAATAATGTTATCTGTGTGGATAACGACAAACGCAAAGTCGATATGCTTCTGGCTGGAGAAATTCCCATCTGGGAACCCGGACTGGAAGATTTGGTGCAGCGAAATTTTAAAGAAGAACGTCTACATTTTACCATGGATATCAAGCACGCAGTCGAAAATTCTGATGTTTGTTTTATCGCAGTGGGTACGCCACCCGATGAAGACGGTTCTGCCGATCTGCAGTATGTGCTGGCTGTGGCCAAGGATATCGCTACTTATATGAATGGTCACAAGATCATCGTCGATAAATCCACCGTTCCCATCGGCACTGCAGATAGAGTTTGCGAAACCGTACAGGCAATTCTGGATGAGCGAAATGTGGATTACACCTTCGATGTGGTTTCTAATCCCGAATTCCTGAAAGAGGGTGATGCCATCAACGACAGCATGAAACCAGACCGCGTGGTAGTGGGAACAGACAGCGAAGAATGTGCCGAAGTGATGCGGGAATTGTATGCACCATTTGCCCGAACTAAAGATAAAGTAATCGTGATGTCTGTACGCAGTGCTGAGATGACCAAATACGCTGCCAATGCTATGCTGGCTACCAAAATTTCCTTCATGAACGATATTTCCCGTTTGTGTGAAAAAGTTGGGGCTGATGTGCATGAAGTGCGTAATGGTATCGGCTCTGATTCCAGGATCGGCTACAAATTCATCTATCCCGGCATCGGTTATGGTGGCAGCTGTTTTCCCAAAGATGTGAAAGCCTTGATCAAAATTGCCGAAAAAGAAGGAATGACAGCCAGAGTTCTGCAGGCTGTGGAAGCTGTGAATGACGATCAGAAAAGCTGGCTGGCAGAAAAACTGATAGCACATTTTGGTGCTGATCTGAAAGGAAAAACCATCGCTCTCTGGGGGCTTTCTTTCAAACCTAAAACCGATGATATGCGAGAAGCTCCTTCCCGCACCATTATCAAAATGCTGACCGATCTGGGAGCTGAGATCAAAGCTTACGATCCGGTGGCCATGAATGAAGCGAAACGTGTTTTCAGTCAGTACGAAAACATAACTTATACAGAAACCAATTACGAAGCTCTACAAGGTGCTGATGCCCTGATGCTGCTTACCGAGTGGAATCAGTTCCGTAATCCAGATTTTGCCAAGATGAAAAAGCTGATGAAATCACCGATAGTTTTTGATGGCCGTAACCAGTACAATCCGGCTGAGATGAAAGAGCTGGGCTTTACCTATTTTGGCATTGGGAGAAAAGTTTAG
- a CDS encoding four helix bundle protein has protein sequence MRIRDHQDLQVYQLAFDCAMQIFEITKTFPKEERYSLTDQIRRSSRSVTSNLAEAFRKRRYPKAFVAKLNDSEGEAAETQVWLEYSLKCKYISVKEFDKLNTDYDHIIGKLVNMERYPEKWSV, from the coding sequence ATGAGAATCAGAGATCATCAGGATTTGCAAGTATATCAGTTAGCTTTCGATTGTGCAATGCAGATTTTTGAGATCACCAAGACTTTTCCCAAAGAAGAAAGATACTCTTTGACTGATCAGATCAGAAGATCATCAAGATCTGTGACTTCCAACCTGGCTGAAGCATTTCGCAAGAGAAGATACCCGAAGGCTTTCGTCGCAAAATTAAATGATTCTGAAGGCGAAGCCGCGGAAACTCAAGTTTGGCTGGAATACAGTTTGAAATGTAAATATATAAGTGTGAAAGAATTTGATAAACTAAATACAGATTATGATCACATTATAGGAAAATTAGTTAATATGGAACGATATCCGGAAAAATGGTCAGTTTAA
- a CDS encoding HTH domain-containing protein — protein MQYAKAPLPKFEVFGNTFKVTLFPISEIENGGVNGGVNGGVNGGVNQLLEIIRQTPGINTSRLCEITKISKRTLERNLKELKDKNEIEFLGSHRAGGYHVISAGKHISSGGVNGGVNGGVNKLLEIIHNNPGVNVTQLAEILQISKRTLERRLQKLRDEEKIEFKGAPKTGGYFVK, from the coding sequence ATGCAATATGCTAAAGCTCCACTGCCAAAATTTGAAGTTTTCGGAAATACATTTAAGGTAACATTATTTCCAATTTCCGAAATAGAAAATGGCGGAGTAAATGGCGGTGTAAATGGCGGAGTAAATGGCGGAGTAAATCAATTGCTTGAAATTATTCGCCAAACTCCTGGAATAAATACTTCACGACTTTGCGAAATTACTAAAATTTCTAAAAGGACACTGGAAAGGAATCTTAAGGAACTTAAAGATAAAAATGAAATTGAGTTTCTGGGTTCACATAGAGCAGGTGGATATCATGTGATTTCGGCAGGAAAACATATATCTTCTGGCGGAGTAAATGGCGGAGTAAATGGCGGTGTAAATAAATTGCTTGAAATAATTCACAATAATCCCGGAGTAAATGTTACGCAACTTGCAGAAATTCTACAGATCTCTAAACGAACTTTGGAAAGGCGACTTCAGAAACTCCGAGATGAAGAAAAAATCGAATTCAAAGGTGCTCCAAAAACCGGTGGATATTTCGTAAAGTAA
- a CDS encoding four helix bundle protein, whose amino-acid sequence MAIINSFRDLIVYQKAYKLAMEIFEDSKKFPIEEKYSLTDQIRRSSRSVTSNISEAWSKRIYEKYFVSKLSDALGEEYETEVWLDYSKDCDYIKMKKHTYFRAEYEEVRKMLISMINNPQKFCK is encoded by the coding sequence ATGGCAATTATAAATAGTTTTCGCGATTTGATAGTTTATCAGAAAGCATATAAATTAGCTATGGAAATTTTCGAAGACAGTAAAAAATTTCCTATAGAAGAAAAGTATTCTCTCACAGATCAAATTCGTCGTTCTTCCCGATCTGTTACTTCGAATATCTCTGAGGCTTGGTCCAAAAGAATTTATGAAAAATATTTTGTATCTAAACTTTCTGATGCTTTGGGTGAAGAATACGAAACTGAAGTTTGGCTGGATTATTCTAAAGATTGTGATTATATTAAAATGAAAAAACATACATATTTCCGTGCAGAATATGAAGAAGTCCGTAAAATGTTAATCTCAATGATAAATAATCCTCAAAAATTTTGTAAATAA
- the galE gene encoding UDP-glucose 4-epimerase GalE, producing MKLLVTGGTGYIGSHTVVELLQEGHQVTIIDNLSNSKVMVLDRIEQITNIRPEFHKCDILDTDKLNDICSQNSYDAVIHFAGLKAVGESTEIPLEYYHNNVAGTVNLCRVLQKHNIKNFIFSSSATVYGFNQDVPFKEDYPRSATNPYGQSKLMIEHILEDLQKSDPDWNIVLLRYFNPVGAHASGLIGEDPNGIPNNLMPFISQVAVGKRDQLNVFGNNYPTPDGTGVRDYIHVVDLAIGHLKALDQIEKNCGLKVYNLGCGKGYSVLEVIKAFEKTTGITIPYKIVDRRPGDIATSFADASLAQKELSWQAEKDIDAMCKDAWKWQKENPGGYV from the coding sequence ATGAAATTATTAGTAACCGGCGGTACGGGATATATTGGCAGCCACACTGTGGTGGAATTACTGCAGGAAGGCCATCAAGTTACCATCATCGATAATCTTTCCAACAGCAAGGTAATGGTTTTAGATCGTATAGAGCAGATCACCAACATTAGACCAGAATTCCATAAATGTGATATTCTGGATACTGATAAACTAAATGATATCTGCAGTCAAAACAGCTATGATGCTGTGATCCATTTTGCCGGTTTGAAAGCAGTGGGTGAATCCACAGAAATTCCGCTGGAGTATTATCACAACAATGTTGCAGGCACAGTAAATTTATGCCGAGTTCTTCAAAAACATAATATCAAGAATTTCATCTTCAGCTCATCTGCTACGGTTTACGGTTTTAATCAGGATGTACCTTTCAAGGAAGACTATCCGCGCTCAGCTACCAATCCTTATGGACAATCAAAACTGATGATCGAACATATCCTGGAAGATCTGCAGAAATCTGATCCTGACTGGAATATCGTTTTGCTGCGCTATTTCAATCCGGTAGGTGCTCATGCCAGCGGTTTGATCGGTGAAGACCCCAACGGAATTCCCAATAATCTGATGCCGTTTATCAGTCAGGTGGCAGTTGGTAAGCGAGATCAACTCAATGTATTTGGCAATAACTATCCCACACCTGATGGCACCGGAGTTCGCGATTATATTCATGTGGTAGATCTGGCGATTGGTCATCTTAAAGCTCTGGATCAGATAGAAAAAAATTGTGGTTTGAAAGTTTATAATCTTGGTTGCGGTAAAGGCTACAGTGTGTTGGAAGTGATCAAAGCCTTTGAAAAAACAACCGGCATAACAATTCCCTATAAAATTGTGGATAGACGTCCCGGAGATATTGCTACCAGTTTTGCTGATGCTTCTCTAGCCCAAAAAGAACTCAGCTGGCAGGCTGAAAAAGATATCGATGCCATGTGCAAAGATGCCTGGAAGTGGCAGAAGGAAAATCCGGGAGGGTATGTTTAA
- a CDS encoding GDP-mannose 4,6-dehydratase: protein MKVLITGAAGFIGSHLAEALVKEHQVIGLDNFCDFYDPAIKHKNIEELLKNDNFKLIEADIRHQKTASEIFTENDFDLVIHLAAMAGVRPSIEDPQLYTEVNINGTVNLLEECKKHGIKKFIFASSSSVYGNNKKVPFAETDPVDHPISPYAATKKAGELICHTYHKLYAISLICLRFFTVYGPRQRPDLAIHKFTRRMLNGEEIPVFGDGTTRRDYTYIDDIIDGILKAVNYVDSTYVYDVFNLGESQTISLQDMISTLEDTLQIKAEKKILPLQPGDVQQTFADITKSRKILGYDPQIDFQDGIALFIDWLKQQ from the coding sequence ATGAAAGTATTAATTACTGGAGCAGCGGGTTTTATCGGCTCACATTTAGCAGAAGCTTTAGTCAAAGAGCATCAAGTTATCGGTCTGGATAATTTCTGTGATTTTTACGATCCTGCTATCAAGCATAAGAATATTGAAGAACTGCTGAAAAACGATAACTTTAAGCTGATCGAAGCTGATATTAGACATCAAAAAACTGCCTCAGAAATCTTTACTGAAAATGATTTTGATCTGGTTATTCATCTGGCAGCTATGGCTGGTGTACGTCCTTCTATCGAAGACCCACAACTTTATACAGAAGTTAATATAAATGGAACAGTTAATCTTTTGGAAGAGTGTAAAAAGCATGGTATTAAAAAATTCATTTTTGCTTCTTCCTCCTCAGTTTACGGCAATAACAAAAAAGTTCCTTTTGCCGAAACCGATCCGGTAGATCATCCTATTTCTCCTTATGCTGCTACCAAAAAAGCCGGAGAACTGATCTGTCATACCTATCATAAACTCTATGCTATTTCGCTGATCTGTCTGCGCTTTTTCACAGTTTACGGCCCACGTCAGAGACCTGATCTGGCTATCCATAAATTTACCCGTAGAATGTTGAATGGCGAAGAAATTCCGGTTTTTGGTGATGGCACAACCAGACGTGATTACACTTACATCGATGATATTATCGATGGTATTTTGAAAGCTGTTAATTATGTTGATTCCACTTACGTCTATGATGTCTTCAATCTGGGTGAATCGCAGACCATCAGTCTTCAAGATATGATCAGCACCCTGGAGGATACACTTCAGATCAAAGCTGAAAAGAAAATACTTCCTCTGCAGCCGGGAGATGTGCAGCAGACCTTTGCCGATATTACCAAGAGCAGAAAAATCCTGGGTTATGATCCTCAAATTGATTTCCAGGATGGAATTGCCCTGTTTATAGATTGGCTCAAACAGCAGTAA
- a CDS encoding DeoR family transcriptional regulator, giving the protein MIQNRDRDILRYIKTNGELSSKEIFEGLSIPVSYATLKRDLKNLVLNEYPMVKGKGRSTRYVISPAYELIQPIDIQKYYEKEIDEREIKQKFNFQVAAQ; this is encoded by the coding sequence ATGATTCAAAATAGAGATCGTGATATTTTGCGGTACATAAAAACCAACGGCGAACTTTCTTCAAAAGAGATTTTTGAGGGACTTTCTATACCTGTAAGTTATGCAACCTTAAAAAGAGATCTCAAAAATCTAGTTTTAAATGAATACCCGATGGTAAAAGGAAAGGGAAGATCAACAAGATATGTTATTTCACCAGCGTATGAGTTAATTCAACCTATTGATATTCAGAAATATTACGAAAAGGAAATTGATGAAAGAGAAATAAAACAAAAATTCAATTTCCAGGTCGCTGCCCAATAG
- a CDS encoding single-stranded DNA-binding protein, translating to MSMRPPSINSVSIAGNIVRDAQVNHVGANNIAVTTITVAHNQRYRGKDEKWQESVSFVDVEVWGALAERAEEFYKKGIPVIVEGSLKSNNWKDKEGRNHSKILIRADRVHLLSFPDRKEDE from the coding sequence ATGAGTATGCGCCCACCCAGTATTAACAGTGTATCCATCGCCGGTAATATCGTGCGGGATGCCCAGGTAAATCATGTCGGAGCCAATAACATTGCCGTCACTACCATCACCGTGGCTCACAACCAGCGTTATCGCGGCAAAGACGAAAAGTGGCAGGAATCCGTATCCTTTGTGGATGTGGAAGTCTGGGGAGCTCTGGCCGAAAGAGCCGAAGAGTTCTATAAAAAAGGTATTCCAGTTATTGTGGAAGGCAGTCTTAAATCTAACAACTGGAAGGACAAAGAAGGCCGCAATCATTCCAAAATTTTGATCAGGGCAGACCGGGTTCATCTGCTCAGCTTTCCTGATAGGAAGGAGGATGAATAA
- the lspA gene encoding signal peptidase II, with protein sequence MNHIEENTIQETTRDARIVVGNITFFWISFFIIFLDQLTKYLVRANISYGDIIKLTPKFFWLTHVRNTGAAFSFSFGSAELNRIIFLIVSSLASLLLVYLILSSRNKVDTIAYSLILGGAVGNLIDRIIYGYVTDFIWTDFPDFIMNRWPVFNIADSSIVVAICLLIIFSVFSNKAKESA encoded by the coding sequence TTGAACCATATAGAAGAAAATACTATTCAGGAAACAACTCGAGATGCCAGGATCGTGGTGGGAAATATCACATTTTTCTGGATCTCATTTTTCATCATATTTCTGGATCAGCTTACCAAATATCTGGTCAGAGCCAATATCAGCTATGGCGACATAATCAAGCTCACACCCAAATTTTTCTGGCTGACTCATGTTCGTAATACCGGGGCAGCTTTCAGTTTTTCATTCGGATCCGCCGAGCTCAATCGCATCATTTTTCTGATCGTTTCTTCTCTGGCTTCACTGCTGCTGGTCTATCTCATCTTAAGCTCCCGCAACAAGGTTGATACAATAGCATACAGCCTGATCCTGGGTGGTGCTGTGGGAAATCTGATCGATCGTATCATCTACGGTTATGTTACTGATTTCATCTGGACCGATTTTCCTGATTTTATCATGAACAGGTGGCCGGTATTCAATATTGCCGACAGCTCTATTGTTGTCGCTATCTGCCTTTTGATAATTTTCAGTGTTTTCTCGAACAAAGCAAAGGAGAGTGCATGA
- a CDS encoding TraR/DksA C4-type zinc finger protein: MKKLEKYEEILLEEKNQTQKIIHGIDEIQKRGAKDQSGDLSSYSVHQADLGTDTDEAEKRVYLLNKELEKLKYINQALRRIYDKSYGICEICGDLISEKRLKIVPYAKFCIDCKSKEEMKKRRRR, from the coding sequence ATGAAAAAACTCGAGAAGTACGAAGAGATACTTCTGGAAGAAAAAAACCAAACTCAAAAGATCATTCACGGCATCGATGAGATTCAGAAACGCGGTGCTAAAGACCAGTCGGGAGATCTGTCATCTTATTCTGTGCATCAGGCGGATCTGGGAACAGATACTGATGAAGCGGAAAAGAGGGTCTATCTTCTGAACAAGGAATTGGAAAAACTAAAATATATCAACCAGGCATTACGCAGAATTTATGACAAATCTTATGGAATCTGTGAGATTTGTGGAGATTTGATTTCCGAAAAAAGATTGAAGATTGTTCCTTATGCCAAGTTTTGCATCGATTGTAAATCTAAAGAGGAAATGAAAAAGAGAAGAAGACGTTGA
- a CDS encoding purine-nucleoside phosphorylase: protein MLKTLQTAADHLKGKIKQQPDIGIILGTGLNSVADLIEDPTIVDYQDVPQMPSSTAPSHKGRFVFGELSGKQVVIMQGRLHYYEGYSMQQITFPIRLLKLLGIETLIITNAAGSLNEDLQPGDLVVIDDHINFTGDNPLIGKNLADFGERFPSFNQPYSKRLRDLCDEIAREKGFQLKHGVYTGLAGPSLETRAECKMLQKLGSDLVGMSTVPEVIVAVHSGMEVLGISTVTNLSNIFHSKPHSQEEIWKYAEQARVKLEYLINNIIEKI from the coding sequence ATGCTGAAAACTCTACAGACAGCAGCGGATCATCTGAAAGGAAAAATCAAGCAGCAACCGGATATCGGGATTATTCTGGGTACAGGATTGAACTCGGTGGCCGATCTGATAGAAGATCCCACCATTGTAGATTACCAGGATGTTCCCCAGATGCCTTCCTCCACAGCCCCCTCTCATAAAGGCAGGTTTGTATTTGGAGAGCTGTCTGGGAAACAGGTCGTGATCATGCAGGGCAGACTGCACTACTACGAAGGCTACAGCATGCAGCAGATCACTTTTCCGATTCGCCTTCTCAAACTGCTGGGAATTGAAACTCTCATTATCACCAATGCGGCTGGCAGTCTGAATGAAGACCTGCAGCCCGGCGATCTGGTAGTGATCGATGATCATATCAATTTTACCGGAGATAATCCTCTGATTGGTAAGAATCTGGCTGATTTTGGCGAACGGTTTCCCAGCTTCAACCAGCCTTACAGCAAACGTCTGCGGGATCTGTGTGATGAGATCGCCAGGGAAAAAGGATTTCAATTGAAACACGGAGTTTATACAGGACTGGCCGGTCCCAGCCTGGAAACCAGGGCAGAATGCAAAATGCTGCAGAAACTGGGTTCAGACCTGGTTGGCATGTCAACCGTACCGGAGGTGATCGTAGCAGTTCACAGTGGTATGGAAGTTCTGGGCATCTCCACAGTTACCAATCTCAGTAACATTTTTCATTCCAAACCCCACAGTCAGGAAGAGATCTGGAAATATGCCGAGCAGGCCAGAGTTAAGCTGGAATATCTGATCAATAATATCATAGAAAAAATATAA
- a CDS encoding YggT family protein, whose amino-acid sequence MNSLALFINQLIDIYIIIIVIRAVLSWFPITAQSPFFSIYVFIIRITEPVLGWVRMQMRKIIPNMMIDFSPIIVIILLNILRNIILGL is encoded by the coding sequence ATGAATTCTTTAGCACTGTTTATAAATCAGCTGATCGATATTTATATAATTATTATTGTTATCAGGGCTGTTCTTTCCTGGTTTCCCATCACAGCTCAAAGCCCCTTTTTTAGTATCTACGTTTTTATCATCCGCATCACAGAACCGGTTTTAGGCTGGGTTCGAATGCAGATGCGAAAAATAATCCCGAATATGATGATAGATTTTTCTCCTATCATCGTCATCATCCTTTTAAATATACTGCGTAATATCATTCTGGGATTGTAA
- a CDS encoding thymidine kinase → MNIIKNKTGWIEVICGSMFSGKTEELIRRVHRAEFARQKIQVFKPKIDNRYDENQIVSHSQMKTPSVLVETSREIHQQVKYDTEVVVIDEIQFFDEGIVKLCSRVADSGKRVIAAGLDQDYRGKPFGPMPALLAIAEYVTKLNAICVKCGNPASRTQRLTHDKETVVVGASGIYEARCRNCHEVFE, encoded by the coding sequence ATGAATATTATCAAGAATAAGACAGGCTGGATAGAGGTGATCTGTGGCAGCATGTTCAGTGGCAAAACTGAGGAGCTTATCCGGCGTGTACATAGAGCAGAATTCGCCCGACAGAAGATCCAGGTATTCAAGCCGAAAATTGATAATAGATATGATGAGAATCAGATTGTCTCACATAGTCAGATGAAAACTCCTTCCGTACTTGTGGAAACTTCCCGGGAAATTCACCAGCAGGTAAAATATGATACTGAAGTTGTCGTGATAGATGAGATCCAGTTTTTTGATGAAGGTATTGTTAAGTTATGCAGCCGCGTGGCTGATAGTGGCAAACGGGTTATTGCTGCCGGACTGGATCAGGATTACCGGGGCAAACCTTTTGGCCCGATGCCGGCTTTACTGGCTATTGCTGAATATGTAACCAAACTCAACGCTATCTGCGTAAAATGCGGCAATCCTGCCAGTAGAACTCAAAGGCTCACTCACGATAAAGAAACCGTCGTGGTCGGAGCCTCGGGCATCTACGAAGCACGCTGCCGCAACTGTCATGAGGTATTTGAATAA
- a CDS encoding ATP-binding protein, with translation MYIKRDAEVLLKKFADQYPAVTITGPRQSGKTTICRHTFPDKKYVSLEDLDYRDYAEDDPRAFLSEFSNGVIIDEIQRVPSLLSYIQGIVDRKQKKGEFILTGSSQFELSSKISQSLAGRTAILKLLPFSFLEVYSETDKSRSWMNKILYTGFYPRIFNDKLDPTDSLSAYIETYVERDVRMFSEIRELKIFRTFLRLCAARTGQLLNYSNLSNACGVSVPTIKNWISILEQSYLIFLLQPYHSNLKKRLVKTPKMYFYDVGLCAYLNGAKKSEHLNSLPNRGSLFENFIIAEMLKMNYHHGLKKEFNFYRDKSGVEIDTIIDNGIDLLPIEIKSASTFNKTFTKNLNYFSQFHASEHLGTIVYTGLSQVRSNYNIFNFKDFFNSFVNYY, from the coding sequence ATGTATATTAAAAGAGATGCAGAAGTTCTCCTGAAAAAGTTCGCAGATCAGTATCCGGCGGTTACGATCACAGGACCACGTCAGTCCGGTAAGACTACGATCTGCCGACACACATTTCCTGATAAAAAATATGTATCATTGGAAGATCTGGACTATCGTGATTATGCTGAAGATGATCCGCGTGCTTTTTTATCAGAATTTTCGAATGGTGTAATTATCGATGAAATTCAGCGTGTACCATCATTACTCTCCTACATTCAAGGAATTGTGGATAGAAAACAAAAAAAAGGAGAATTTATTCTAACCGGCAGCTCGCAGTTTGAGTTATCAAGTAAAATATCTCAATCACTAGCAGGAAGAACAGCAATATTGAAACTGCTTCCATTTTCTTTTCTAGAAGTTTATTCGGAAACTGATAAGTCAAGGTCTTGGATGAATAAAATTCTCTATACAGGATTTTATCCCAGGATATTCAATGACAAGCTTGATCCTACCGATAGTTTATCTGCCTATATTGAAACTTATGTTGAAAGAGATGTGAGAATGTTCAGCGAAATTCGGGAATTAAAAATTTTCAGAACATTCTTGAGATTATGCGCTGCCAGAACTGGGCAATTGTTAAATTATTCTAATTTGTCTAATGCTTGTGGCGTTTCGGTTCCCACTATAAAGAACTGGATTTCAATCTTAGAGCAAAGCTATTTAATATTTCTACTTCAGCCCTACCACAGTAATCTAAAAAAACGGTTAGTTAAGACTCCGAAAATGTATTTTTATGATGTAGGATTGTGTGCCTACTTAAATGGAGCAAAGAAAAGTGAACACTTGAATTCATTGCCGAACAGAGGATCACTTTTTGAAAATTTTATAATTGCTGAAATGCTGAAAATGAATTACCATCATGGTTTGAAAAAAGAGTTCAATTTTTACCGAGATAAATCGGGTGTTGAAATAGATACAATAATTGATAATGGTATTGATCTGCTTCCGATTGAGATAAAATCTGCTTCAACATTTAATAAAACATTTACAAAAAATTTAAACTATTTCTCACAATTTCATGCTTCCGAACATTTAGGAACTATAGTTTATACTGGATTGTCACAAGTAAGAAGCAACTACAATATTTTTAATTTCAAAGACTTTTTCAACTCGTTTGTTAATTATTATTGA